A window from Sus scrofa isolate TJ Tabasco breed Duroc chromosome 2, Sscrofa11.1, whole genome shotgun sequence encodes these proteins:
- the LOC100518479 gene encoding LOW QUALITY PROTEIN: olfactory receptor 2M3-like (The sequence of the model RefSeq protein was modified relative to this genomic sequence to represent the inferred CDS: inserted 2 bases in 1 codon) yields the protein MAWENQSFNSEFILLGIFDHSSTHIFLFCLVLSIFTVAFMGNTIMVXTIVDTQLHIPMYLFLSQLSLMDLMLICTTAPKIAFNYLSGRKSISLAGCGTQIFFYVSLLEAEYFLLAAMAYDLYVAICHPLRYSVLMGHNICCLMAVPSWIISLLDGVIVIAVALSFPYRGAQEIAHFFCDVPALLTLSCTDTLLFERLMFIYCVILLLRPVAVIIASYACVIVAIVHMGSGEGHSKPFATCSSHLMVVGMYCGVAMFICMRPVSDHSCIQDKMVSAFYTILTPMLNPIIYSLHDKEVVTTLMKVLRKGKSGEQIA from the exons ATGGCATGGGAGAATCAGAGTTTCAACTCTGAATTCATCCTTCTGGGAATATTTGATCACAGCTCCACACACATCTTCCTCTTCTGTCTGGTCTTGAGCATCTTCACAGTGGCCTTCATGGGAAACACTATTATGGT CACTATTGTGGACACCCAGCTCCACATCCCCATGTACTTGTTCCTCAGCCAACTCTCCCTCATGGACCTCATGCTTATCTGCACCACTGCACCCAAGATAGCCTTCAACTACTTGTCTGGAAGGAAGTCCATTTCTTTGGCTGGCTGTGGAACCCAGATATTCTTTTATGTGTCCCTGCTTGAAGCTGAATATTTCCTATTGGCTGCAATGGCCTATGACTTGTACGTTGCCATTTGCCACCCATTACGTTACTCAGTTCTCATGGGCCATAATATCTGTTGTCTCATGGCTGTTCCCTCCTGGATCATTAGCCTTCTTGATGGTGTAATTGTTATTGCTGTTGCATTGTCTTTCCCATATCGTGGTGCTCAGGAAATAGCCCATTTTTTCTGTGATGTCCCTGCCCTTCTCACTCTTTCATGCACTGACACATTGCTCTTTGAAAGGTTAATGTTTATTTACTGTGTAATTTTGCTTCTTCGTCCTGTAGCAGTCATCATTGCATCCTATGCTTGTGTTATTGTGGCTATCGTTCACATGGGATCTGGAGAGGGTCACAGCAAACCTTTTGCCACCTGTTCCTCCCACCTCATGGTTGTGGGGATGTACTGTGGAGTTGCCATGTTCATATGTATGCGACCTGTTTCTGATCATTCCTGCATCCAAGACAAAATGGTGTCAGCATTCTACACTATCCTTACTCCCATGCTGAATCCCATCATCTACAGTCTCCACGACAAGGAAGTGGTTACCACACTCATGAAGGTATTAAGGAAGGGAAAATCTGGAGAGCAAATtgcctaa